The Trichocoleus desertorum ATA4-8-CV12 genome contains a region encoding:
- a CDS encoding threonine synthase: MTTVTLSLSSANSSVGSAPKAVSWPGLIEAYRPYLPVTDQTPVVTLHEGNTPLIPVPAIAEQIGRQVRVFVKYDGLNPTGSFKDRGMTLAISKAKEAGAQAVICASTGNTSAAAAAYARRGGMRAFVLIPEGYVALGKLAQALLYGAEVLAIQGNFDRALEIVREMAETHPVTLVNSVNPYRLEGQKTAAFEIVDVLGNAPDWLCIPVGNAGNISAYWMGFCQYHQEGRCDRLPRMMGFQAAGAAPLISGIPIQHPETLATAIRIGNPANWEKAIAVKDASQGAFNPVTDDEILEAYRLLASQEGVFCEPASAASVAGMLKVKDQIPTGATVVCVLTGNGLKDPDSAIKHSTNQFKQGIAPDLAAVAQAMGF, translated from the coding sequence CTGACCACTGTGACTCTAAGCCTGTCCTCCGCTAATTCCTCTGTTGGATCTGCACCAAAGGCCGTAAGTTGGCCGGGTCTGATTGAAGCCTACCGACCCTATCTACCCGTTACCGACCAAACCCCTGTGGTAACGCTACATGAGGGCAATACTCCCCTCATCCCTGTCCCTGCGATCGCAGAGCAGATTGGTAGACAGGTGCGTGTGTTCGTAAAATATGACGGTCTTAACCCCACCGGAAGTTTCAAAGATCGCGGTATGACTTTGGCAATTTCCAAAGCCAAGGAAGCAGGGGCACAAGCTGTCATTTGTGCCAGTACGGGCAATACTTCCGCTGCTGCCGCCGCCTACGCCCGTCGGGGTGGAATGCGGGCCTTTGTGTTGATTCCAGAGGGTTATGTGGCTTTGGGCAAATTAGCTCAAGCTTTGCTGTATGGCGCTGAGGTGCTAGCAATTCAGGGCAACTTTGACCGAGCCTTAGAAATTGTGCGGGAAATGGCCGAAACTCACCCTGTGACTTTGGTGAACTCGGTTAACCCTTATCGCTTAGAAGGACAGAAAACTGCTGCCTTTGAAATTGTGGATGTCTTAGGTAACGCCCCCGACTGGCTCTGCATCCCAGTCGGAAATGCGGGTAATATCTCCGCTTACTGGATGGGCTTTTGCCAGTATCACCAAGAGGGTCGTTGCGATCGCCTACCCCGCATGATGGGTTTCCAAGCCGCAGGTGCTGCCCCTTTGATCTCCGGCATTCCGATTCAGCATCCCGAAACCCTAGCAACCGCCATCCGGATTGGCAATCCAGCTAACTGGGAAAAAGCGATCGCGGTCAAAGATGCCAGCCAAGGTGCTTTCAACCCAGTCACCGATGACGAAATTCTAGAAGCTTATCGTTTACTCGCTTCCCAAGAAGGAGTTTTCTGTGAACCTGCCAGTGCCGCATCGGTAGCAGGCATGTTGAAGGTCAAGGATCAAATTCCTACCGGAGCCACGGTCGTTTGTGTCCTCACAGGCAATGGCTTAAAAGATCCAGATTCAGCCATTAAACACAGCACCAATCAATTTAAACAGGGAATTGCGCCTGATTTAGCGGCGGTAGCTCAAGCGATGGGTTTCTAG
- a CDS encoding fatty acid desaturase — translation MTVSTVKPENLEFDAPASALRLKDILKTLPKECFQKNSRKAWSAALFSVAIVALGYWGLAVAPWFLLPVLWIFTGTALTGFFVIGHDCGHRSFAKRRWVNDLVGHLFMMPLIYPFHSWRILHNFHHTHTNKLDIDNAWQPFQPEYYDSLPRSLQKGYEGLRGRFWWVASIVHWAGIHFTLAEFQPKDHRKVKLSVTVVLLFAAIAFPTLIATTGIWGFVKFWLMPWLVYHFWMSTFTLVHHTAPDIAFYPEDQWNAADSQLSGTVHCNYPGWVEFLCHDINVHVPHHISTAIPSYNLRMAYRSLQQNWGDHLYQECNFSWALMKEITNRCHLYHPETCYHSFTDYRQGQ, via the coding sequence ATGACTGTATCGACAGTAAAGCCTGAGAATTTAGAGTTTGATGCACCTGCTTCAGCTCTACGTCTAAAAGATATTTTGAAGACCTTACCGAAAGAATGTTTTCAAAAAAATAGCCGCAAGGCGTGGTCTGCTGCCTTATTCAGCGTCGCTATCGTGGCTCTAGGTTATTGGGGTTTAGCGGTTGCCCCTTGGTTTCTCTTACCTGTGCTCTGGATTTTCACCGGGACAGCGCTAACTGGTTTTTTTGTGATTGGGCACGACTGCGGCCATCGCTCTTTTGCCAAACGGCGCTGGGTAAATGATTTGGTGGGTCACTTGTTCATGATGCCGCTGATTTATCCCTTCCACAGCTGGCGCATTCTCCATAACTTCCACCACACCCATACCAACAAGCTAGATATCGATAACGCTTGGCAACCCTTCCAGCCAGAGTACTACGATAGCTTGCCACGCTCGCTTCAAAAAGGCTATGAGGGGCTGCGGGGCCGTTTCTGGTGGGTGGCTTCAATCGTGCATTGGGCAGGTATACACTTCACTCTGGCAGAGTTTCAACCTAAGGATCACCGCAAAGTTAAGTTGTCTGTGACGGTTGTGTTGCTTTTTGCCGCGATCGCCTTTCCGACCCTAATTGCGACAACTGGAATTTGGGGCTTTGTCAAGTTTTGGCTGATGCCTTGGTTGGTCTACCATTTTTGGATGAGCACTTTCACGCTCGTGCATCATACTGCGCCAGATATTGCGTTTTATCCCGAAGACCAATGGAATGCGGCTGATTCTCAGCTTTCTGGCACGGTGCACTGCAATTACCCCGGTTGGGTGGAGTTTCTCTGCCATGACATTAATGTGCATGTGCCGCACCATATTTCCACCGCGATTCCGTCCTACAACTTACGGATGGCTTATCGGAGTTTGCAGCAAAACTGGGGCGATCACTTGTACCAGGAGTGCAACTTTTCTTGGGCATTGATGAAAGAGATTACGAATCGGTGCCACTTGTATCACCCTGAGACTTGCTACCACTCGTTTACCGACTATCGCCAAGGTCAATAG
- a CDS encoding glycosyltransferase family 4 protein, with translation MKILVLSCNTFPYPPSRGAAEGRTFNLLKYLHQRHEVTLVTQQQRWTTDEDVEALRQWVSHLMVFPGEQSAAKPGVFRKVGRFVESVAKTTPPNVLNRYSPEVQAWVDTFVGAGKCDAIACEHSVNEVYIRPEFRQSVHTIVDVHSSVYGWVLNHLEHGASENPWRDRLYLPLLYRYEKRYCAKFSSLVATTEDDRQKLAAISPGSPITVVSNGVDLEMFPYRPSDPGEQRLVFVGAMDSSHNIDAARFFALEVFPQVRQRYPEATLSLVGARPVPEVLALKDEPGVIVTGKVPSMVEYMHQATVCVVPLRVGLGIKTKTLESMAAGAPIVASDRGLEGLTVDEPNVPLRALRANSVAEYVSAISQLFENPALRVELSQNARSMIEADYTWERAGQLYEQALLRA, from the coding sequence ATGAAAATTCTCGTGCTCTCCTGTAATACGTTCCCCTATCCCCCCAGTCGAGGAGCAGCGGAGGGCAGGACTTTTAATTTATTGAAATACCTGCATCAGCGCCATGAGGTAACGCTAGTAACTCAGCAGCAGCGCTGGACCACAGATGAGGATGTAGAAGCGCTGCGGCAATGGGTCAGCCATCTGATGGTTTTTCCAGGGGAGCAGTCCGCAGCCAAACCTGGAGTATTCCGTAAAGTGGGCCGCTTTGTCGAGTCTGTCGCCAAAACCACACCTCCGAACGTCCTGAATCGCTATTCTCCAGAAGTACAAGCTTGGGTGGATACCTTTGTTGGCGCTGGCAAATGTGACGCGATCGCCTGTGAGCACAGTGTCAATGAAGTCTACATCCGCCCAGAGTTCCGTCAATCAGTCCACACCATTGTTGATGTGCATAGCTCGGTCTATGGCTGGGTGCTGAACCATCTAGAGCATGGTGCTTCGGAAAATCCGTGGCGCGATCGCCTCTACTTACCTTTACTCTATCGCTACGAGAAACGTTACTGTGCCAAGTTCTCCAGTCTCGTCGCCACCACCGAAGACGATCGCCAAAAGCTAGCCGCCATTTCCCCAGGTTCGCCCATTACCGTCGTTTCTAACGGGGTGGACTTGGAGATGTTTCCCTATCGTCCCAGTGACCCAGGCGAACAACGCTTGGTGTTTGTGGGGGCGATGGACTCTTCCCACAACATTGATGCCGCCCGCTTCTTTGCTCTAGAGGTTTTTCCCCAGGTCAGACAGCGTTATCCAGAAGCCACCTTGAGCTTGGTGGGGGCACGTCCTGTTCCCGAAGTTTTAGCGCTCAAAGATGAGCCTGGTGTAATCGTCACAGGCAAAGTCCCCTCTATGGTGGAATACATGCACCAAGCAACGGTCTGTGTCGTGCCCCTACGGGTCGGCTTGGGGATTAAAACCAAAACTCTGGAATCAATGGCGGCGGGTGCCCCGATTGTGGCGAGCGATCGCGGCTTAGAAGGCTTGACCGTCGATGAACCTAATGTGCCCCTGCGAGCGTTGCGGGCTAATTCCGTAGCCGAATACGTCAGTGCCATTAGCCAGTTGTTTGAGAATCCTGCCTTACGGGTCGAATTATCTCAAAACGCGCGATCGATGATAGAAGCCGACTACACTTGGGAGCGGGCGGGTCAACTTTACGAACAAGCCTTACTGCGCGCTTAA
- a CDS encoding glycosyltransferase has protein sequence MDSPQPDTYLPQVSVVIPIYNGETDLPELLACLQAQTYPKERVEYLLVDNASQDRTANILQQAAESAQREGWNLHHLTEAKIQSAYAARNTAIRASSGEIFVFTDADCRPQTDWLELLMPPFTKAAIGLVVGEIVAFPGTTLLERYADSRNLLSQKDTLAHPFCPYGQTANLAIRRQALEQVGLFRPYMTTGGDADICWRIQKQTDWQLYFAEQAIVQHRHRATLKDLRSQWQRYGRSNRYLHELYGVGLTRKHTWRESVYLLSRWFLKELPLKTGKTLLGKAPAIDLISTPIGVYCARARTAGQQAAQLSEQATEIDWL, from the coding sequence ATGGATAGCCCTCAGCCAGACACCTACTTGCCTCAGGTTTCCGTTGTCATTCCAATCTACAACGGCGAAACCGATTTACCCGAACTCTTGGCTTGCCTCCAGGCTCAAACCTACCCCAAAGAGCGAGTGGAATATCTCTTGGTCGATAATGCCAGCCAAGACCGCACTGCCAACATTTTGCAGCAAGCCGCTGAGTCCGCCCAGCGAGAAGGGTGGAACCTGCACCATCTCACCGAGGCCAAGATTCAAAGCGCCTATGCCGCTCGCAATACGGCCATTCGAGCGTCGTCCGGAGAAATTTTTGTCTTTACAGATGCCGACTGCCGCCCCCAAACCGATTGGTTAGAGCTGTTGATGCCACCCTTTACCAAAGCAGCCATTGGCCTAGTCGTGGGTGAGATTGTGGCCTTTCCTGGCACCACCCTGCTAGAGCGCTATGCCGATAGTCGCAATCTGCTGAGCCAAAAAGACACCCTTGCTCACCCCTTCTGTCCCTACGGCCAAACCGCTAACTTAGCGATTAGACGCCAAGCCCTAGAGCAAGTAGGATTATTTCGGCCCTACATGACCACTGGGGGTGATGCCGATATTTGCTGGCGCATCCAAAAACAAACGGATTGGCAGCTATATTTTGCCGAGCAGGCGATCGTGCAGCATCGGCATCGCGCTACTCTCAAAGACCTGAGAAGCCAATGGCAGCGCTATGGCCGCTCCAATCGCTACTTACACGAACTCTATGGCGTTGGCTTAACGCGGAAACACACCTGGCGCGAGTCGGTCTATCTGCTCAGCCGTTGGTTCCTCAAAGAACTGCCGCTCAAGACTGGCAAAACGCTCCTTGGCAAAGCTCCGGCGATCGATCTGATCAGTACTCCCATCGGGGTTTATTGCGCCAGAGCTAGAACAGCGGGCCAACAAGCAGCTCAGTTGTCTGAGCAAGCCACTGAAATTGACTGGTTATAG
- a CDS encoding glycosyltransferase family 2 protein, with the protein MPKVSVCIPTYNRAHLLPYAVNSVLHQTYTDFELLICDDGSTDATPEVVSQWDDARIRYIRHPVNIKRSKNMRSGFEAAAGTYFIKFDDDDALTPEFLEKTVAVLDVNPDVDFVCTNHWIINPAGEREAAATQANAAKWGKDKLPAGVIPNLVHETFLRQSLQVGSTLFRKACLDEVDFMRFEADGCEDFDLLVRLAIAGKQGYFLPEYLMEYRMHGGQNSLRQSIHFLRAKLFCLNSYRFDESDLERQRTRKAAGLKQDLALRLIEKGDTAEGRQLLQEANQVLGTSNRAKAGLVLSYLPESLRQVAFNLFRQVRSKDYAEQVRQVQPSS; encoded by the coding sequence ATGCCTAAAGTTAGTGTTTGCATTCCTACTTATAACCGAGCCCATCTGCTCCCCTATGCAGTCAATAGCGTTCTTCATCAAACTTACACAGATTTTGAACTATTGATTTGTGACGACGGCTCTACCGATGCCACTCCTGAGGTGGTGAGTCAGTGGGACGATGCGCGGATTCGTTACATTCGTCATCCGGTCAATATTAAGCGCAGTAAGAATATGCGCTCTGGGTTTGAGGCGGCGGCTGGCACGTACTTTATCAAGTTTGACGATGATGATGCACTAACGCCGGAATTCTTAGAAAAAACTGTGGCGGTTTTAGATGTGAACCCGGATGTGGATTTTGTCTGCACCAATCATTGGATTATTAATCCAGCCGGAGAGCGTGAGGCGGCAGCAACCCAGGCCAATGCGGCCAAGTGGGGCAAAGACAAGTTGCCAGCAGGTGTGATCCCTAACTTGGTTCATGAAACCTTTTTGCGCCAGAGCTTGCAGGTGGGTTCGACGCTGTTTCGCAAAGCTTGCTTGGATGAAGTGGATTTCATGCGCTTTGAGGCGGATGGCTGTGAGGATTTTGATTTGTTGGTGCGGTTGGCGATCGCGGGGAAGCAGGGCTACTTTCTGCCAGAGTATTTGATGGAATACCGCATGCACGGCGGCCAAAACAGCTTGCGCCAGAGTATCCATTTCTTGCGAGCAAAACTGTTCTGCCTCAACAGCTATCGCTTTGATGAGAGTGATTTGGAACGGCAGCGGACCAGAAAAGCAGCAGGCTTGAAGCAAGATCTCGCTTTGAGGTTAATTGAGAAGGGTGATACGGCGGAAGGTCGCCAACTTTTGCAAGAAGCGAATCAAGTACTCGGCACCTCTAACCGCGCTAAGGCAGGTCTGGTGCTCTCCTACTTACCAGAGAGTCTGCGCCAAGTTGCGTTTAATTTATTCCGCCAAGTGCGATCGAAGGACTACGCGGAACAAGTACGCCAAGTGCAACCTTCTAGCTAA
- a CDS encoding ParB N-terminal domain-containing protein, which translates to MNSSERQKNIKKFLKPQPINHGQLDTFLIAVPITNSHVSSERLELLKENLKTQGSNLLNLVVRRSDAYEDEEYEVVYGADWLIAAKELELEKVWVWVFDMDDEQAAATKEEMEQLVGNLETRSEKKVEGKTDQSITEILNEKLQPIVSSINKLASAPSGNTSSIIVDRLEQIDSRINRLYSAIEGLSQKIEELAPPKINLLESTQEEIDDALLGIGVSDKQRRAALKAIEYWKASDRILTWSNLKLSTKTDTKEKIKDFGSSTYNKLRQIGKIF; encoded by the coding sequence ATGAACTCATCTGAACGCCAAAAGAATATCAAAAAATTTCTTAAGCCTCAGCCAATCAATCATGGTCAATTAGACACATTTCTGATTGCGGTCCCGATAACAAATTCTCATGTTTCTTCTGAGAGATTAGAGCTGTTAAAGGAAAACCTCAAGACTCAGGGTAGTAATTTATTGAATTTGGTTGTACGTCGTAGCGATGCCTACGAAGATGAAGAGTATGAAGTTGTTTATGGTGCAGATTGGTTAATTGCTGCCAAAGAACTTGAACTTGAAAAAGTTTGGGTCTGGGTTTTTGATATGGACGATGAACAAGCTGCTGCCACTAAGGAAGAAATGGAGCAGTTAGTAGGTAATTTAGAGACTAGATCAGAAAAGAAAGTCGAAGGTAAAACAGACCAATCTATTACTGAAATTCTCAATGAAAAACTTCAGCCTATTGTTTCAAGTATTAATAAACTAGCGTCTGCTCCTAGCGGTAATACAAGCAGCATTATAGTTGATAGGCTAGAACAAATAGATAGTAGAATTAATCGTTTATATTCTGCAATTGAGGGGCTAAGCCAGAAAATCGAAGAGCTTGCCCCACCCAAAATAAACTTACTTGAATCTACACAAGAAGAGATTGATGATGCTCTATTAGGAATTGGAGTCAGTGATAAACAAAGAAGGGCAGCTTTAAAGGCAATTGAGTACTGGAAAGCTTCGGACAGAATCCTCACTTGGAGTAATCTAAAACTTTCAACCAAAACCGATACAAAAGAAAAAATCAAAGACTTTGGTAGCAGTACTTACAACAAATTAAGACAAATAGGAAAAATATTCTAG
- a CDS encoding formate--tetrahydrofolate ligase, with amino-acid sequence MNSSSSLNSLNFLHSITPYSSESDVEHKVIIPLLQTLGYSGSDWRTQAPIGKSKLDFLVQPQNLPVISSPYLVIEVKAPSKDITKSVWQINNYLRESKAIFGLLTNGCFFRIFYNYEGEIVVVANYEKNTLPQEFKFFHKILCKTTCLNLNRVIHKSQEKIYFQLANRIAEELDNQDMLRIFKKKQKLEPQVDKEEANSAPKGHKCMIITVFNNKGGVGKTTTTINLAAALSKLGKKVLLIDIDAQANLTMGLGIDPLSDVEQQGKKDITHLLTEARTLLPDTIIRKQWKDIELNLVPSHIRLSYMEPTLIQTVDIDRVLTRKLKNYKQEYDFIFIDPPPSFGKVNTISLMAASGILIPTQLSPYPVRALEYVISRAQEVEQSRDEPLPILGIAVSMYDRRAASLKQEMANKIKNLLASIPGGESISLFPEETWIPQLKIVSSTPDKGYPLCHAEFDDSLARSDKESAQSAFDCYMNLAQHLVQITQEKE; translated from the coding sequence ATGAATTCCTCATCCAGTCTGAATTCACTAAACTTTTTGCATTCAATTACTCCTTACAGTAGTGAATCGGACGTAGAACACAAAGTTATCATCCCGCTTCTACAAACTCTTGGCTATAGTGGTTCTGATTGGCGAACCCAAGCTCCAATTGGCAAAAGCAAGCTAGATTTTCTAGTGCAACCTCAGAATCTACCAGTAATCTCTTCACCTTATTTAGTAATTGAAGTCAAAGCCCCAAGCAAGGACATTACAAAGAGTGTCTGGCAAATAAATAACTACTTACGAGAATCAAAAGCCATATTTGGTTTATTAACCAATGGTTGTTTCTTTAGAATATTCTACAACTACGAAGGAGAAATTGTAGTAGTTGCAAACTATGAAAAAAACACTCTACCCCAAGAATTCAAATTCTTTCACAAGATACTTTGCAAAACGACTTGCTTAAACCTTAATCGTGTCATTCACAAAAGTCAGGAAAAAATCTATTTTCAGCTTGCTAATCGCATTGCAGAGGAACTAGATAATCAAGACATGCTTAGAATCTTTAAGAAAAAACAAAAACTTGAGCCTCAAGTTGATAAAGAAGAAGCCAATTCAGCACCCAAAGGACATAAATGTATGATTATTACGGTTTTTAACAATAAGGGTGGAGTTGGTAAAACTACTACAACTATTAATCTTGCAGCGGCTCTCAGCAAACTTGGAAAAAAAGTTCTTTTAATTGATATTGATGCTCAAGCCAATCTAACGATGGGGTTGGGAATTGATCCCTTATCAGATGTTGAACAGCAGGGCAAAAAGGATATTACTCACTTATTAACTGAGGCAAGAACCCTTCTTCCAGATACTATTATTCGCAAGCAGTGGAAGGATATTGAGTTAAATTTAGTCCCGTCGCATATCCGATTAAGTTATATGGAGCCCACTTTAATTCAAACCGTAGATATCGATAGAGTACTGACTAGAAAACTGAAGAACTATAAGCAAGAGTACGATTTTATTTTTATTGATCCACCACCATCCTTCGGTAAAGTCAATACCATTTCATTGATGGCAGCATCTGGTATTTTGATTCCTACTCAACTATCCCCCTATCCTGTCAGAGCATTAGAGTATGTAATTAGCAGAGCCCAAGAGGTAGAGCAGTCTAGAGACGAACCTCTACCCATTCTAGGCATTGCCGTGAGTATGTATGACCGAAGAGCAGCTTCTTTAAAGCAGGAAATGGCTAACAAGATCAAAAATCTACTTGCAAGTATTCCGGGAGGTGAGAGTATTAGTTTGTTTCCTGAAGAAACATGGATTCCCCAGCTCAAAATTGTTTCTTCAACTCCAGATAAGGGATATCCACTTTGCCATGCAGAGTTTGATGATTCCTTAGCACGCTCAGATAAAGAATCTGCACAAAGTGCTTTTGATTGTTATATGAATTTGGCTCAACATCTCGTTCAGATTACTCAGGAAAAGGAATAA
- a CDS encoding ParA family protein: protein MGFIIATANMKGGVGKTTLTINLATALAKNHGKRVLIVDLDTQISATLSLMAPGDFAKLRNNKRTLRHLVHRAIYSDKQLPNLIPEAIQAYMCNVKGLDLLPGDIDLYDEFLVSEMLFEKATKDSTKNFEQVWNNFEKGLISSILQPVLKDYDFIILDCAPGYNLLTRSALLASDFYVLPAKPEPLSLIGIQLLERRIAKLRETHKEGAPVKIQLLGITFMLSGNLLTGRYYSQVMKRVNEDYSEAKIFKTRIPVDVNVSKAVDSFTPVVLSNPGSSGAKAFAGLAQEFLQKLTVAARIDQKPNKFALADME from the coding sequence ATGGGATTTATCATCGCAACTGCAAACATGAAAGGTGGCGTTGGCAAAACGACCCTCACCATCAACTTAGCCACTGCCCTGGCCAAAAATCATGGCAAGCGAGTTTTAATTGTCGATCTCGACACCCAAATCAGCGCCACCCTCAGTCTCATGGCCCCTGGTGACTTCGCCAAACTCCGTAACAACAAGCGCACCCTGAGGCATTTAGTGCATCGCGCTATTTATAGCGACAAACAATTGCCTAATCTTATCCCCGAAGCTATCCAAGCCTACATGTGTAATGTCAAAGGGTTGGATCTATTGCCCGGAGATATCGATTTATACGATGAATTTTTAGTCTCCGAAATGCTGTTTGAAAAAGCTACAAAAGACAGTACCAAAAACTTTGAACAAGTTTGGAATAACTTTGAAAAAGGACTAATTTCAAGTATTCTGCAACCTGTTCTTAAAGATTACGATTTCATCATTCTCGACTGCGCTCCTGGTTACAATCTTTTGACTCGAAGCGCTCTCTTAGCCAGTGATTTCTACGTCTTGCCTGCCAAACCCGAACCACTCTCTCTGATCGGGATTCAACTGCTCGAACGCCGCATTGCCAAACTACGAGAGACTCATAAAGAAGGTGCACCAGTCAAGATTCAACTGCTGGGCATTACTTTTATGCTCTCTGGCAACTTGCTCACGGGTCGCTATTACAGCCAAGTCATGAAGCGGGTGAACGAAGACTATAGTGAAGCCAAAATCTTCAAAACTCGGATTCCTGTGGATGTGAATGTCTCCAAGGCTGTTGACTCATTCACACCTGTGGTACTCAGCAATCCTGGCTCATCGGGTGCTAAAGCTTTTGCAGGACTAGCTCAAGAATTTCTGCAAAAACTCACCGTTGCCGCTCGCATCGACCAGAAACCCAACAAATTCGCTCTCGCAGATATGGAATAA
- a CDS encoding VOC family protein has protein sequence MTDIGFTHVALPVTDLDATIAFYAKYANMEAVHRRTDPKTGEKVAWLTDHTRPFVIVLLQEPNVEHKLLPPAHLGVACESREEVDRLCELARQDGCLNNGPADAGAPIGYWAFVESPDGHILELTYGQEVALKVQETAKEKQPAESSV, from the coding sequence ATGACTGATATTGGATTCACCCATGTGGCGCTGCCCGTCACCGACCTTGACGCCACGATCGCCTTCTATGCGAAATACGCCAACATGGAAGCCGTACATCGACGCACCGACCCCAAAACTGGGGAAAAAGTCGCTTGGCTCACCGACCACACGCGACCCTTCGTCATTGTGTTGCTGCAAGAACCCAACGTCGAGCACAAACTTTTACCCCCCGCTCACCTGGGAGTTGCTTGCGAAAGCCGAGAAGAAGTCGATCGACTGTGTGAGTTAGCGCGACAAGACGGATGCCTCAACAATGGCCCCGCCGATGCTGGTGCGCCCATTGGTTATTGGGCATTTGTGGAGAGCCCAGACGGCCACATTTTAGAACTCACCTACGGGCAAGAAGTAGCCCTCAAGGTGCAAGAAACCGCTAAAGAAAAGCAACCCGCCGAAAGTTCGGTTTAG